Proteins co-encoded in one Kribbella solani genomic window:
- a CDS encoding helix-turn-helix transcriptional regulator, with protein sequence MPVPDADPLWDVDQVSAYLSIPKRTLYRWRTLGYGPRGKKVGRHLRYRASDVIAWFAELNDHLLDERWDR encoded by the coding sequence ATGCCGGTACCTGATGCAGATCCGTTGTGGGACGTCGATCAGGTCTCGGCGTACTTGAGCATCCCGAAGCGGACGCTCTATCGCTGGCGGACGTTGGGGTATGGGCCGCGGGGAAAGAAGGTCGGTCGGCACCTGCGGTACCGGGCGAGCGACGTGATCGCCTGGTTCGCCGAACTCAACGATCATCTGCTTGACGAGCGATGGGACCGATGA
- a CDS encoding ImmA/IrrE family metallo-endopeptidase → MAKRIVIADHLDDFRAVARLVHELAHVRLHSPAALRAGLGLVRDGEDRGAEMWGGIREVEAESVAYVVLAHHGLPTGAASFEYLAEWARQVDSEDPASAIKATGARVVNVARRLIDSTDRYLKNDRTTLGPVPARPLDSAFLMPDLDGPAR, encoded by the coding sequence GTGGCCAAGCGGATTGTGATCGCGGATCACCTTGACGATTTCCGGGCGGTCGCGCGGCTCGTACACGAACTCGCGCATGTCCGGTTGCATTCGCCGGCCGCCTTGCGGGCGGGCCTCGGCCTGGTCAGGGATGGCGAGGACAGGGGCGCTGAGATGTGGGGTGGGATTCGCGAGGTGGAGGCGGAGTCGGTCGCGTACGTGGTCCTGGCGCATCATGGTCTACCTACTGGTGCCGCATCGTTCGAGTACCTCGCGGAGTGGGCGCGGCAGGTCGATTCGGAGGACCCTGCGAGTGCTATCAAGGCGACCGGTGCTCGGGTCGTCAACGTGGCGAGGCGGCTGATCGACTCGACTGACCGGTATCTGAAGAACGATCGGACGACTCTCGGTCCGGTGCCGGCTCGGCCGCTCGATTCAGCGTTCCTGATGCCGGATCTCGATGGTCCGGCGCGGTGA
- a CDS encoding pPIWI_RE module domain-containing protein has protein sequence MPRYSAIRLSAFEPDRAGDRFVQEFQSLTFPDHWRKDLLDFYRIGRTNPDNLHQVPIKRLNEVLRAVAPQLVCVARSATVADDEPWLYARERFPRGLLLQLVRAWIRDLHTPRQREEYPELLDAAIALDEALGVDELEWQPTDVDLLGRDITLGDTADPHRRLYQLLPDVIAQQVVRLEPYTFEGVQLSFRIASTARGAELVSWPPRPHHDEDGEWLFSFVISVTVQTIPFRDDFRLHVRTGVRRWRTGGAVPMPYRTGVSVVLAHEDSWLRGAPPTDRLSVSRMIKDYRTQTNRWLQGGPEGMLSRLSLARSFPDPEVLRQAPDTWIDETAGLRAAVVHSTHMGEHGVGAGLMARDRAPLNDWIVDALVPFLRRVPDLRPTVHSTVPLNLPKTANSAWPQERKDAFKAEQVAKRSTALRCRLSELLAGEPLILEARWQHPRTRDALVAQLADVLGLEGSGGDGIIRAWQSAELSVQLHLTEAGEIVSPLEFASPKPRRATLSEAIKCRRNAVRSECAGDGRSGVLATVVEIGHAKSFLPLTDPKFAVRLGFADAGRLTKFVQVPSGKYKNAGAKSVTIRAAQAWRDVFRQMGTSVVPVHSLSGFPEDLEYVALWMVKRRADGPTGKRQTVPIAIKVDQNGFATGFDRRSGRWIPHRQLLLDLARSAEIPGQFDQEEPDTTWVPDLATQQADAENFVKAMLYSLRDRRVLLLTHAQNSRPLWTWLQNGRLEKDLLGFSSGPGQDIGLYGDRLCHVRVRDKQQDETSQWYAIDQQDGHHGIATGVWLDADHQAGDRVFLSSAEKADTAKNAAVDASKLATRINKVGAVVIDTGRNASNPGLLEITVAALPTDGPGETEQWAALVHQLRRAPDRRSTLALPLPLHLARKTQMYLLPHDDEASSEAPGGN, from the coding sequence ATGCCCAGATACTCGGCGATCCGGTTGTCCGCGTTCGAGCCGGACCGGGCTGGCGACCGGTTTGTGCAGGAGTTCCAGAGCCTGACGTTCCCGGACCATTGGCGAAAAGACTTGCTCGACTTCTACCGGATCGGCAGGACAAACCCGGACAATCTCCACCAAGTGCCGATCAAGAGACTCAACGAAGTCCTGCGCGCCGTTGCTCCGCAGCTGGTCTGTGTGGCTCGCAGCGCGACCGTTGCCGACGACGAGCCCTGGCTGTACGCCCGGGAGAGGTTCCCGCGCGGCCTTCTGCTGCAGCTGGTCCGTGCCTGGATCCGGGACCTTCACACGCCACGACAGCGAGAGGAGTATCCAGAGCTTCTCGATGCGGCGATCGCGCTAGACGAGGCGTTGGGCGTGGACGAGCTCGAGTGGCAGCCGACAGACGTCGATCTGTTGGGACGCGACATCACCCTCGGAGACACAGCAGATCCGCATCGGCGCCTCTACCAGCTCCTCCCGGACGTCATCGCCCAACAGGTGGTGAGACTCGAGCCGTACACGTTTGAAGGGGTTCAGCTGTCCTTTCGTATCGCCTCGACCGCGCGCGGAGCTGAGCTGGTGTCGTGGCCGCCGCGGCCACATCATGACGAGGATGGTGAATGGCTCTTCTCCTTCGTCATCTCTGTGACCGTGCAGACGATCCCCTTCCGGGACGACTTCCGGCTGCACGTCCGGACCGGCGTCCGGCGGTGGCGAACTGGCGGCGCTGTACCGATGCCGTACCGCACGGGAGTCTCCGTCGTGCTCGCGCACGAGGACTCCTGGTTGCGAGGCGCGCCGCCAACGGACCGGCTCAGTGTCAGCAGGATGATCAAGGACTACCGGACGCAGACCAATCGGTGGCTGCAGGGAGGGCCGGAGGGAATGCTCAGCCGGTTGAGCCTCGCCCGTTCGTTCCCTGATCCCGAGGTACTCCGTCAGGCTCCGGACACGTGGATCGACGAGACGGCCGGTCTCCGGGCAGCTGTGGTGCACTCGACGCACATGGGGGAGCACGGTGTCGGTGCCGGCTTGATGGCACGGGACAGGGCCCCGTTGAACGACTGGATCGTGGATGCGTTGGTCCCGTTCCTGCGTCGCGTTCCGGATCTTCGGCCGACGGTTCACTCGACGGTTCCGCTCAATCTGCCGAAGACCGCGAACAGCGCGTGGCCACAGGAACGGAAGGACGCGTTCAAGGCCGAGCAAGTAGCCAAACGCTCGACGGCGCTGCGGTGCCGGCTGAGCGAATTGCTCGCAGGTGAACCCTTGATCCTCGAAGCCCGGTGGCAGCATCCCCGAACCCGCGACGCGCTCGTCGCTCAGCTGGCCGACGTGCTGGGCCTGGAGGGATCCGGTGGGGACGGGATCATCCGTGCGTGGCAGTCAGCAGAGCTCTCGGTGCAGTTGCATCTCACTGAGGCCGGCGAAATTGTCTCTCCGCTCGAGTTCGCCAGCCCCAAGCCGCGACGGGCGACATTGAGCGAAGCGATCAAGTGTCGCCGGAACGCCGTACGGTCGGAATGCGCCGGCGACGGCCGGTCGGGAGTCCTGGCGACTGTCGTGGAGATCGGCCACGCGAAGTCGTTCTTGCCGCTGACCGATCCGAAGTTCGCCGTACGTTTGGGCTTTGCCGACGCCGGGCGGCTGACCAAGTTCGTACAGGTACCCAGCGGCAAGTACAAGAACGCGGGCGCGAAGAGCGTCACAATCAGGGCCGCGCAGGCCTGGCGTGACGTCTTCCGGCAGATGGGCACTTCCGTCGTCCCCGTCCACAGCCTGTCGGGATTCCCGGAGGACCTCGAGTACGTCGCTCTGTGGATGGTGAAGCGCCGGGCTGACGGACCAACCGGGAAACGCCAGACGGTTCCGATCGCGATCAAAGTGGACCAGAACGGGTTTGCCACCGGATTCGACCGGCGAAGCGGTCGGTGGATTCCACATCGCCAGTTGCTCTTGGACCTGGCCCGGTCCGCGGAGATCCCCGGGCAGTTCGACCAGGAGGAGCCTGACACGACCTGGGTGCCCGATCTGGCGACACAGCAGGCTGATGCGGAGAACTTCGTCAAAGCCATGCTCTACAGCCTCCGCGATCGCCGGGTGCTGCTCCTGACACACGCGCAGAACTCCCGCCCGCTGTGGACGTGGCTACAAAACGGTCGTCTCGAGAAGGATCTCCTGGGGTTCTCCTCCGGTCCGGGGCAGGACATCGGTTTGTACGGCGATCGGCTGTGTCACGTGCGGGTCCGCGACAAGCAACAGGACGAGACGTCCCAGTGGTACGCGATCGACCAGCAAGACGGCCATCACGGCATTGCGACGGGCGTGTGGCTCGACGCGGATCATCAAGCCGGTGACCGAGTATTCCTGAGCTCCGCGGAGAAGGCGGACACCGCGAAGAATGCAGCGGTCGATGCCTCGAAGCTGGCGACCCGGATCAACAAGGTCGGCGCGGTGGTCATCGACACTGGACGCAACGCCTCGAACCCCGGCCTGCTGGAAATCACTGTGGCCGCATTGCCGACCGACGGTCCAGGGGAGACTGAGCAATGGGCCGCGTTGGTCCACCAGTTGCGTCGGGCCCCGGACCGGCGATCAACGCTGGCGCTGCCGCTACCGCTGCACCTGGCGCGAAAGACTCAGATGTACCTCCTCCCGCACGATGACGAAGCCTCGTCGGAAGCCCCGGGCGGTAACTGA
- a CDS encoding signal recognition particle, translating into MRNRTSWTADLLPELIRALSEAPEPARTAARLCEVELGLYLMRRLTPDQPVGAGWVLFGGYPFAALAGYVPTDDAARILRIARMLLWPLRRPRSWMQAIDEYVDLDPVVRGYDIVGQNRPAEPRRPSIAAGRWAAYENALSSAPPYQTRDLPLATAGSWRFSEEKSWSSVILPPELPGGAARGHDLTEGPREGGKPLRVDLDELLATAQWIDNTLAAPGQPANDLWSQRLRRCELFVRGTEEFEKSKILTVDRMLHLIGMVGAGKSTLRDILAVWAARRGMRTTLVVGDVAEALRLVAFFTELGLRAAPVLGATTREQHLQRLHRRSAAIDGPLLNQDAPGFDYLSTACPLDALRGVEAAVPLRYSSSPCVQLYPAVRVPPRSLTVLAEEQTVPRPNGRQRHGCPLWQRCPRHHAARELVGADIWVATPAGLVHSAVPAHQNGERVRYLETACRRSDLIVVDEVDRVQQQLDSMFAPAAVLIGRSPNSWLDEIQQHKIARLAEQGRLQLSDDTVMRWTTALHTVAAAADRIYHMLLRNRDLRNWVEADYFNPWTLQYKLLDEWFGEQYEADAADTPQADRPAWDDEIGQSLGDEENGAEPQPESSDARTNLTSVLDKFRDDPLGEREHADERVDALVRLTRRLLHTTRTRDSRSLVEPALVQLLTSAGRDADLTTQRMSEQALRFEFTLILSALHTRLDLLTDLWPAVEAALDFPASSNVLARRPPDDYRPLVPESPMGNILGFQFIPDSESKVDSRSGELRFFRCAGNGRELLLQLPELTLADGLPAPNVLLMSGTSWAGTSTRYHILSEVGALLTPRSEELEAVGRSVFTTRFLQQDGRPLKLSGAKPHLRPVFLEQMLNQLAKRGADGTPSPFEQELAAIEDPRRRRLLVLTGSYDEARRAATILARIPRWEGNVCRLVPDDAEQDHRIAGPGEEVRSLARGDVAEFAATNTELLVAPLLAVERGHNILDGGVAAIGSAIFLARPHPRPDDIGLAIQAINDWASRRVRSPEFADQVEPAGDLDVVGRQFRTGARRRWRQLLSQPVVWRRLSPTERVSFTWDQLVVIWQVVGRLVRGGVPARVVFVDAPFAERAAEGSDLPDTRDSSLLVSMREVLDPYFDPDNASGVSPLDRHLVGTLYAPLHSALSQLFPR; encoded by the coding sequence ATGCGTAACCGAACCAGTTGGACAGCCGACCTGCTGCCGGAGCTGATTCGTGCTCTGTCTGAGGCGCCGGAGCCTGCGAGGACGGCCGCCCGTTTGTGCGAGGTGGAACTGGGGCTCTATCTGATGCGGCGACTGACGCCGGATCAGCCGGTCGGTGCGGGCTGGGTGCTGTTCGGTGGCTATCCGTTCGCTGCCTTGGCCGGATACGTGCCGACCGACGATGCCGCACGGATCTTGCGGATCGCACGCATGCTGCTCTGGCCGTTGCGGCGTCCGCGCAGCTGGATGCAGGCGATCGACGAGTATGTCGACCTGGATCCGGTGGTGCGAGGCTACGATATCGTCGGTCAGAATCGCCCCGCTGAGCCCCGCAGGCCGTCGATCGCGGCCGGTCGGTGGGCCGCCTATGAGAACGCGCTGAGTTCGGCGCCGCCCTATCAGACAAGGGATCTGCCGCTGGCAACAGCAGGGTCCTGGCGCTTCAGCGAGGAGAAGAGCTGGAGCTCGGTGATCCTGCCACCAGAATTGCCGGGCGGTGCAGCGCGAGGTCATGATCTCACCGAGGGGCCACGCGAAGGCGGGAAACCGCTGCGGGTCGACCTGGACGAGTTGCTCGCAACGGCACAGTGGATCGACAACACGCTGGCCGCGCCGGGACAGCCGGCGAACGATCTGTGGTCCCAGCGTCTACGACGGTGCGAGCTGTTCGTCCGGGGCACCGAGGAGTTCGAGAAGTCGAAGATCCTGACGGTGGATCGGATGCTCCACCTCATCGGCATGGTTGGTGCGGGCAAGAGCACCCTGCGAGACATTCTGGCCGTCTGGGCCGCACGCCGTGGGATGCGAACCACGCTGGTGGTCGGGGATGTCGCCGAAGCCCTGCGACTGGTGGCCTTCTTCACCGAACTCGGGCTCCGGGCCGCGCCGGTGCTCGGGGCAACAACCCGCGAGCAGCACCTGCAACGGCTGCACCGACGGTCTGCCGCGATCGACGGCCCACTGCTGAATCAGGATGCCCCGGGCTTCGACTACCTCAGTACGGCGTGTCCGCTCGACGCTCTGCGTGGGGTGGAGGCTGCGGTGCCGCTGCGCTATTCGAGTTCGCCCTGTGTGCAGCTCTATCCCGCGGTCCGTGTCCCTCCGCGCAGTCTCACCGTGCTCGCAGAGGAACAGACAGTTCCGCGACCGAACGGACGTCAGCGTCACGGCTGTCCGCTCTGGCAGCGCTGTCCTCGGCACCATGCCGCGCGCGAACTCGTCGGCGCGGACATCTGGGTCGCGACTCCGGCAGGGCTCGTGCACAGCGCCGTACCTGCACACCAGAACGGGGAGCGCGTCCGGTATCTCGAGACCGCCTGCCGGCGTAGCGATCTGATCGTGGTCGACGAGGTGGACAGGGTGCAGCAGCAGCTGGACAGCATGTTCGCGCCGGCCGCAGTCCTCATCGGCAGGTCACCGAACTCGTGGCTGGACGAGATCCAGCAGCACAAGATCGCCCGACTGGCCGAGCAAGGGAGACTCCAACTGTCCGACGATACGGTGATGCGGTGGACAACCGCACTGCACACTGTCGCGGCAGCTGCTGACCGGATCTATCACATGTTGCTTCGAAATCGGGATCTGCGGAACTGGGTCGAGGCCGACTACTTCAACCCATGGACATTGCAGTACAAGCTGCTCGACGAGTGGTTCGGTGAGCAGTACGAAGCCGACGCGGCGGATACACCGCAGGCAGATCGTCCGGCGTGGGACGACGAAATCGGTCAGTCACTTGGTGACGAGGAGAACGGAGCAGAGCCGCAGCCGGAGTCTTCGGATGCGCGAACGAATCTCACCTCGGTGCTGGACAAGTTCCGGGACGACCCACTCGGTGAGCGCGAGCACGCCGATGAACGGGTGGATGCATTGGTCCGCCTGACCCGCAGACTGCTCCACACCACTCGGACGCGCGACTCTCGCAGCCTCGTCGAACCAGCACTGGTTCAGCTGCTGACAAGCGCCGGGAGGGACGCCGACCTCACGACGCAAAGAATGTCGGAGCAAGCGTTGCGGTTCGAGTTCACGTTGATCCTGTCCGCACTGCACACGCGTCTCGACCTGCTCACGGACCTGTGGCCCGCAGTCGAGGCTGCGCTCGATTTTCCTGCCTCGAGCAACGTGCTCGCCCGTCGCCCGCCCGACGACTACCGGCCGCTCGTGCCCGAGTCGCCGATGGGCAACATCCTGGGCTTCCAGTTCATCCCTGACAGCGAAAGCAAGGTCGACTCGCGAAGCGGAGAACTTCGGTTCTTCCGCTGCGCCGGCAACGGGCGGGAACTGCTGCTCCAGCTGCCCGAGTTGACGCTGGCAGATGGGCTGCCGGCGCCGAATGTCTTGCTGATGTCGGGAACAAGCTGGGCCGGGACATCGACGCGGTACCACATTCTCTCCGAGGTCGGAGCGCTGCTGACGCCGCGCAGCGAAGAGTTGGAGGCGGTTGGCCGGTCGGTCTTCACGACGCGCTTCCTGCAGCAGGACGGCCGGCCGTTGAAGTTGTCCGGCGCGAAGCCGCACCTGCGACCAGTTTTCCTGGAGCAGATGCTCAACCAGTTGGCCAAACGCGGTGCCGACGGGACCCCCAGTCCCTTCGAGCAGGAGCTCGCTGCCATCGAAGATCCACGTCGTCGCCGTCTGCTGGTGCTGACCGGATCGTACGACGAGGCGCGCCGGGCCGCTACGATCCTTGCTCGCATCCCGCGCTGGGAGGGCAACGTCTGCAGGCTGGTACCGGATGATGCTGAGCAGGATCATCGAATCGCGGGACCGGGCGAGGAGGTACGGTCCCTGGCCCGAGGTGACGTGGCGGAGTTCGCCGCCACGAATACCGAGCTGCTCGTCGCGCCGCTGCTGGCAGTCGAGCGCGGGCACAACATCCTCGACGGCGGGGTCGCAGCCATCGGCTCGGCCATCTTTCTCGCTCGCCCGCACCCGCGGCCGGACGACATCGGCCTCGCCATCCAGGCGATCAACGACTGGGCCTCGCGGCGCGTCCGGTCCCCGGAATTCGCGGATCAGGTCGAACCTGCCGGAGACCTGGACGTCGTGGGACGGCAGTTCCGTACCGGGGCCAGGCGACGATGGCGCCAGTTGTTGAGTCAACCGGTGGTCTGGCGACGGCTGTCACCGACCGAGAGGGTCAGCTTCACGTGGGACCAGCTAGTGGTGATCTGGCAGGTGGTCGGGCGCCTCGTCCGTGGCGGCGTACCAGCCCGCGTGGTCTTCGTCGACGCACCGTTCGCCGAACGTGCCGCGGAAGGATCTGATCTGCCTGACACCAGGGACTCCAGTCTGCTGGTGTCCATGCGCGAAGTTCTGGACCCGTACTTCGATCCTGACAACGCCAGCGGCGTGTCACCGCTCGACCGCCATCTTGTAGGCACCCTCTATGCCCCCCTCCATTCGGCTTTGTCTCAATTGTTTCCTCGGTGA
- a CDS encoding PD-(D/E)XK nuclease family protein, which produces MATDWPIPAGATGSARLIRVFAGAAEESAEDCPLLCAVKARPALRLPRRVSSARDLEGFALGPVMAELDRIEFGEAREKSSRPVHVGHRRFVEEAVANYLSAASSSPVTPALVPDPKLWVRQVRSDDLYELRAWGRGYASLDASVRELRLLTFGAAGRRVRDLAQVAMAAYVVAFGGRADRPRYGQAHDVQAFPQPRRVRVVEFGCLGGEPEVLFDGTPEDARVQYEQYAAPALRRSVEATERRPGASCKDCSLTGECGALTKSPGILGVDEPNRARRTVSVTDLRLHSLCPAKAHFRQLRLPSDKSIENSGAVVRGRAVHAWIEQLHERTPRVQCTTGDVPPDPSDWIGGRWSVSGREAERGAAMIAMHAAVCPLRYSDPDSVRSERQLTVYDPRANAVVIATPDLLYQDRGGWVWREVKTTTYRSPRVGADLMETYPQVALAVLILAEGLLGDEPRRSRVELEILRPGGSDLELIQPTRPDVIGRARAIVRQYAGPWHADTTAQARPGDHCDRCEYSRWCPERQLPRAEQEQ; this is translated from the coding sequence ATGGCTACGGACTGGCCGATACCGGCGGGCGCGACCGGATCGGCGCGGCTGATCAGGGTCTTCGCAGGAGCGGCCGAGGAGAGCGCTGAAGACTGCCCGCTGTTGTGCGCGGTCAAGGCGCGCCCGGCACTTCGCTTGCCGAGAAGGGTCTCGTCCGCGCGCGACCTCGAAGGCTTCGCGCTGGGGCCGGTGATGGCCGAACTGGACCGGATCGAGTTCGGGGAGGCCCGCGAGAAGTCGAGCAGACCTGTGCATGTCGGGCATCGACGCTTCGTCGAGGAGGCTGTCGCCAACTACCTCTCCGCCGCCTCGAGTTCACCGGTCACCCCTGCGTTGGTTCCTGACCCTAAGTTGTGGGTCCGCCAGGTCAGGTCTGACGATCTCTACGAGTTGCGGGCCTGGGGGCGGGGGTACGCCTCGCTCGACGCAAGCGTGCGGGAGTTGCGGCTGCTGACCTTCGGTGCGGCCGGTCGGCGCGTGCGTGATCTCGCGCAGGTCGCCATGGCGGCGTACGTCGTCGCGTTCGGAGGGCGTGCCGACCGACCGCGGTACGGACAAGCGCATGATGTGCAGGCCTTTCCCCAGCCGCGGAGGGTCCGGGTGGTCGAATTCGGCTGCCTCGGTGGTGAGCCTGAGGTCCTCTTCGACGGGACGCCAGAGGATGCCCGGGTGCAGTACGAGCAGTACGCGGCTCCGGCGCTGCGGCGGTCGGTGGAGGCCACAGAACGCCGGCCGGGAGCCAGCTGCAAGGACTGTTCGCTGACCGGTGAGTGCGGGGCGCTGACAAAGAGTCCTGGGATCCTCGGTGTCGACGAGCCCAACCGCGCCCGGCGAACCGTCTCGGTCACCGATCTCCGCCTGCACAGTCTGTGCCCCGCGAAGGCGCACTTCCGGCAGCTTCGGTTGCCGTCGGACAAGTCGATCGAGAACAGCGGAGCTGTCGTCCGCGGGCGCGCGGTTCATGCCTGGATCGAACAACTTCACGAACGGACGCCCAGAGTCCAGTGCACCACCGGGGATGTTCCTCCGGATCCGTCGGACTGGATCGGAGGCAGATGGTCGGTGTCCGGCCGCGAGGCCGAACGCGGCGCGGCGATGATCGCGATGCACGCGGCTGTCTGTCCACTCCGGTATTCGGATCCGGACAGCGTGCGTTCCGAGCGTCAGCTCACCGTCTACGACCCGCGGGCGAACGCCGTCGTCATCGCAACACCTGATCTCCTCTACCAGGATCGCGGCGGCTGGGTGTGGCGCGAGGTTAAGACGACCACCTATCGATCTCCGCGGGTCGGCGCTGACCTGATGGAGACCTACCCCCAGGTTGCTCTCGCCGTACTGATTCTCGCCGAAGGTCTGCTGGGTGACGAACCGCGAAGGTCGCGCGTGGAGCTCGAGATCTTGCGACCGGGTGGCTCTGACCTCGAACTGATCCAGCCGACGCGTCCCGATGTCATCGGTCGTGCCCGGGCAATCGTCCGGCAGTACGCCGGTCCCTGGCACGCGGACACGACTGCGCAAGCCCGACCGGGTGATCACTGCGACCGATGCGAGTACTCCCGATGGTGCCCAGAACGGCAGCTCCCGAGAGCGGAGCAAGAACAGTGA
- a CDS encoding serine/threonine-protein kinase produces MSLEVLGGNYALRRVLGSGAVATVYLAHDITLERSVAIKRVSPENASPQHEQRLRREAHAMAALSGCRQVPQIHALGDADGRMYLVLEYIDGSTVKEYISRHHPVAIDAAVSIITQVATALAAAHAQDLIHRDIKPANLMIAVDGTLKVLDFGVVAVSDPEAVRLTETGHTPGTTAYMAPEIAHSGMAGPEADLYSLGCVLFELLTGQLVFNAPTPQAMMQKHIETVPRSVHQLRADVPNWLGDLTAQLLAKLPAHRPAQALDVIDILEPHLPVYGSGADRLCGSPDPTRPFREPFRPIEQQVDPPLQVRRARRRQTPMRRTDLVDALAEANALTSAGDLPGARQVIDQCLRWASGQLGSLDPQVLSLRLSRAHLLLVMDAAADALISYQELRPDLVQRFGPHSSEVQAADDGIAACLDVEDGS; encoded by the coding sequence ATGTCGTTGGAAGTGCTGGGCGGCAACTACGCGCTGCGACGAGTCCTCGGGTCCGGAGCCGTCGCGACCGTTTACCTCGCGCACGACATCACGCTCGAGCGATCAGTCGCGATCAAACGGGTCAGCCCGGAGAACGCGTCGCCGCAGCACGAGCAGCGGCTGCGGCGGGAGGCACACGCGATGGCGGCGCTGAGCGGATGCCGTCAGGTTCCGCAGATCCATGCGCTTGGCGACGCGGACGGCCGTATGTACCTGGTGCTGGAGTACATCGACGGTTCGACCGTCAAGGAGTACATAAGCCGGCATCACCCAGTGGCAATCGACGCCGCAGTCTCGATCATCACCCAGGTCGCTACCGCGTTGGCAGCGGCTCACGCACAAGACCTCATCCACCGCGACATCAAACCCGCGAATCTCATGATCGCGGTCGACGGGACCCTGAAGGTCCTCGACTTCGGCGTCGTCGCGGTGTCCGATCCGGAGGCCGTACGGCTGACCGAGACCGGACACACGCCCGGCACGACCGCCTATATGGCTCCCGAGATCGCTCATTCCGGCATGGCGGGGCCGGAGGCAGACCTGTACTCGCTGGGTTGCGTTCTCTTCGAACTCCTGACCGGCCAGCTCGTCTTCAACGCACCGACACCCCAGGCGATGATGCAGAAGCACATCGAAACAGTCCCGCGGTCTGTACACCAACTTCGCGCCGATGTGCCGAACTGGCTCGGCGACCTGACCGCCCAACTGCTGGCCAAGCTTCCGGCACACCGGCCGGCACAGGCCCTTGACGTGATCGACATTCTCGAGCCGCACCTCCCCGTGTACGGCTCGGGCGCTGATCGGCTATGCGGCAGTCCGGATCCGACGAGGCCGTTCCGTGAGCCGTTCCGGCCAATCGAGCAACAGGTCGACCCGCCGTTGCAGGTGCGACGCGCCCGACGACGGCAGACACCCATGCGGCGAACCGATCTCGTTGACGCGCTTGCGGAAGCCAACGCCCTGACCAGCGCCGGCGATCTGCCCGGAGCCCGGCAGGTGATCGACCAGTGCCTTCGCTGGGCCAGCGGTCAGCTCGGTAGCCTCGACCCGCAGGTCCTGTCGTTACGCCTGAGCAGGGCGCACCTGCTACTCGTGATGGATGCCGCTGCAGACGCGTTGATCAGCTATCAGGAGCTTCGGCCGGACCTCGTTCAGCGATTCGGGCCACACAGCTCGGAGGTCCAGGCCGCCGACGACGGCATCGCCGCCTGCTTAGACGTGGAGGACGGATCGTGA